In Trifolium pratense cultivar HEN17-A07 linkage group LG7, ARS_RC_1.1, whole genome shotgun sequence, a genomic segment contains:
- the LOC123897170 gene encoding DExH-box ATP-dependent RNA helicase DExH12-like, protein MAQSQFNRYFYPRALQLRHSPPSREFPKPKSFTNPFNTIEEDTIVFPVVDDGIYQPKTKKTRAAYDTLLILIQQPLPGQPLAGQPLSTVRFVADKILEILKNDAVNDRDKKIKIEMLLDCIPDYVFDQLVSIGKLITDFYGFADGSHVDGGIVDRVRSMSICSNNGGIVDGVRNLSICNNK, encoded by the coding sequence ATGGCGCAATCTCAATTCAATCGATACTTCTACCCCCGTGCACTTCAACTCCGCCACTCCCCTCCCTCCCGCGAATTTCCCAAACCCAAATCCTTCACCAATCCCTTCAACACAATCGAAGAAGATACCATCGTTTTCCCCGTCGTCGACGACGGCATTTACCAgccaaaaacaaagaaaacccGCGCTGCTTACGACACTCTCCTTATCCTCATCCAGCAGCCTCTCCCCGGACAACCACTCGCCGGTCAGCCACTCAGTACAGTACGATTCGTCGCTGATAAGATTCTTGAAATTCTCAAAAACGACGCCGTTAATGACCGTGATAAGAAGATTAAAATTGAGATGCTTCTTGATTGTATCCCTGATTATGTCTTTGATCAGCTTGTTTCAATTGGGAAACTTATAACTGATTTCTATGGGTTTGCTGATGGGAGTCATGTTGATGGTGGCATTGTCGACCGTGTTCGGAGTATGTCTATTTGCAGCAATAATGGCGGTATTGTTGATGGTGTTCGTAATTTGTCTATTTGCAACAATAAATAG
- the LOC123896407 gene encoding elongation factor 1-gamma 3-like, whose protein sequence is MPELMNSHDLLSAKITLEEWKGNYFNTNTNFRKVAIKGFWKMYNPDTSSLWFCDSKYNAENSVTFKVGRFADQYAFGKMLVFRSKVKGLWLFNGQAIPKGLFDECYDMKLYEWTKVDISDEAQKARVNQMIEDCEDFEGETIREVYFKC, encoded by the exons ATGCCCGAACTCATGAATTCGCATGATCTTCTTTCAGCTAAGATTACATTGGAAGAGTGGAAAGGAAATTATTTTAACACTAACACCAACTTTAGGAAAGTTGCAATCAAAG GATTTTGGAAAATGTATAATCCTGATACAAGCTCTCTTTGGTTTTGTGATTCCAAATACAATGCTGAGAACAGTGTTACCTTTAAGGTTGGTAGATTTGCTGACCAGTATGCATTTGGAAAGATGTTGGTGTTTAGATCAAAGGTGAAGGGATTGTGGCTTTTCAATGGGCAAGCAATCCCAAAAGGTTTGTTTGATGAATGCTATGACATGAAGTTGTATGAATGGACTAAGGTCGACATCTCTGATGAAGCTCAAAAGGCGCGTGTCAATCAGATGATCGAAGATTGTGAGGATTTCGAGGGGGAGACTATTAGGGAGGTTTACTTTAAGTGCTAG